A portion of the Rhinolophus sinicus isolate RSC01 linkage group LG03, ASM3656204v1, whole genome shotgun sequence genome contains these proteins:
- the CCDC197 gene encoding LOW QUALITY PROTEIN: uncharacterized protein CCDC197 (The sequence of the model RefSeq protein was modified relative to this genomic sequence to represent the inferred CDS: inserted 1 base in 1 codon; substituted 1 base at 1 genomic stop codon), whose protein sequence is MGALFAQSSLLEWPGMMRGNSSGHAMDTGQGSGPSNPGEQGTYLQVLFQELCQLQAKQRKLKREVEKHKLFEDYLIKVLENIPKGEGQLKGRSQRRPGGVLVEHYGKLFTVSQDVQKHLEAFSKTNQAVQQSLGSLEESHRALVPNLMTQFCQLXKRCHRRQEQLWQLGHDIACEKDTGSYTVKSKAAAADDSPGGLKSSTVALPRNQLLSYVQKAIDHVAQQCCSSACTLPKTKCLFSKLDLIQEFMLDKMETVELITLLMEPSVCWPDDAXKDQKFRRYPRPFRKCPENQDFTPRTPFPSAQTSAHSSLY, encoded by the exons ATGGGTGCCCTCTTTGCCCAGAGTAGCCTG CTGG AGTGGCCTGGGATGATGCGGGGCAATTCCAGTGGCCATGCCATGGACACAGGCCAGGGGTCTGGCCCAAGCAACCCCGGTGAGCAGGGCACATACCTGCAGGTGCTGTTCCAGGAACTCTGCCAGCTCCAGGCCAA GCAGAGGAAACTGAAGAGAGAGGTGG aaaagcaCAAGCTTTTTGAAGACTATCTGATTAAGGTCCTTGAGAACATTCCCAAGG GTGAGGGCCAGCTGAAGGGGAGGAGCCAGAGGAGACCGGGCGGGGTCCTAGTGGAGCACTACGGGAAGCTCTTCACAGTCAGCCAGGACGTCCAGAAGCATCTGGAGGCCTTCTCTAAGACGAACCAGGCCGTCCAACAGAGCCTGGGATCTCTAGAGGAGAGCCATAGAGCTCTTGTCCCG AACCTCATGACCCAGTTTTGTCAACTGTAGAAGAGGTGTCACCGCAGGCAAGAGCAGTTGTGGCAGTTGGGACATGACATCGCCTGTGAGAAAGACACAGGAAGCTATACT GTGAAAAGCAAGGCTGCCGCAGCTGATGACAGCCCTGGAGGCCTGAAGTCCAGCACTGTGGCACTGCCCCGA AACCAGCTGCTCAGCTACGTACAAAAGGCCATCGACCACGTGGCTCAGCAGTGCTGCTCCTCAGCCTGCACTCTGCCCAAAACCAAGTGCCTCTTCTCCAAGCTCGACCTGATTCAG GAATTTATGTTGGACAAAATGGAGACTGTGGAATTGATCACACTGCTCATGGAACCCAGCGTGTGCTGGCCAGACGATG TCAAGGACCAGAAATTCAGAAGGTACCCCAGACCCTTCAGGAAATGTCCAGAGAATCAAGATTTCACCCCCAGGACCCCCTTTCCCAGCGCCCAGACTTCAGCGCACTCCAGCCTGTACTGA